The Streptomyces taklimakanensis nucleotide sequence CGCCTCGGTCAACGGCTTCCTGGACAAGGTCGAGGAGGCGGAGGGCGCCCGCGCCCTGGTGACGGCGGCCACCGGCAAGTTCTTCTCCAACGGCCTCGACCTCGAATGGCTCATGGCCAACACCGACAAGGCCGGTGAGTACGCGGCGAGCGTCCAGGACCTCTTCGCCCGGGTGCTGACCATGCCGTTGATCACCGTGGCCGCCCTCCAGGGCCACACCTTCGCGGCCGGCGCGATGCTCTCCCTGGCCCACGACTTCCGCGTGATGCGCGCCGACCGGGGCTTCTGGTGCCTGCCCGAGGCCGACATCCACATCCCCTTCACCCCCGGCATGTCCGCCCTCATCCAGGCCCGACTGGCCCCCCGGACCGCGCACGAGGCCATGACCACGGCCCGCCGCTACGGTGGCACCGAGGCCCTCGCCGCCGGGATCGTGGACCGCGCGGTGGAGGAGGGCGCCGTCCGCGACACCGCGATCGAGATCGCCCGCTCCCTGAGCGCCAAGGCGAGCCCGACCCTGGGCACGATCAAGTCCCGGATGTACGGCCCGGCCGTCGAGTCGCTGCGCGCGAAGGAGATCCCGCTCGGCTTCGGTGGCTGAGCCGCGCTCCGTGTCGCCCGCCTCGCACCGGTGATCGGTGACCGGCGGCCCTCCGGAACAGGGAGGTCCGCCCCTGCCCGCGCCCCCCTGCACCCCTGCGCCCCTGCGGTCCCGGTGGTCGGGCCCCCGCCCGGCCCGACCACCGGGACCGGGCGCGTGACGGGCTCAGGGCCGAGCCAGGTAGGCGGCGAGGGCGTCGCGGCTGCGCCGGAGGTCGTCGATGCGCTCCTCCAGGTCCGCCAACTCCCGCTCCAGGACGCCCCGCAGGTCCGCGCACCAGTCGAACCCCGGCTCCTCGCCCCGGACGCACGGCAACGCCGAACGGATCACCTCGGTGGTCAGGCCCGCGTCCAACAGGGCGCGGATCTGCCGCACGGTGAGCACCGACTCCTCGCCGTACTCGCGGTAGCCGTTCGAACCGCGCTCCGGGGTGAGCAGCCCCTGCTCCTCGTAGTAGCGCAGCAGCCGCGTGCTGACCCCGGTACGCCGGGACAACTCCCCGATCAGCATCCGCCTCGTCCCTTCCGGGATTTGACCTTCACATGGATGTGAGGCCCTAACGTCGCTCCGCGGGCGGGCATTCCGCGCACGGACGTGCCCGGACCCCGCCGTCCCATCCCGTCGAACCCGCACCGTCGGAGTGACACGTGACCTCTTTCGTCTCCTCTTTCGTCGTCCACCGCAACGGCCGGCCGGCCACCGTCGAGGAGTTGGCGCCGCTCGCCTTCGCGGGCCACGCCCACCTCACCGCCATGCAGGTGCGCGGGGGCCGGATCCGCGGACTCGACCTCCACCTGGAGCGGCTGCGGTCCGCCTCGACGGAGCTGTTCGGCCGGGCCCTGCCCGACGACCGGGTGCGCTCCCACCTGCGGGCCGCCCTGGCGTCCGGTCCGGCCGACCTCTCGCTGACGGCCGTGGTGTACTCGCCCGCCGGCGAGTACACCGCGACCGGGACCGACGCGGAGCCGGAGACGTTGGTCCGCACCGGGCCGCCCGCCTTCGGCCCGGTGGGCCCGCTGACGCTGGCGGTGGTCGAGCACGAGCGGTTCCTGCCGACGGTGAAGCACGTCGGCGAATCGGCCAAGACGTACTTCCTGCGGCGCGCCGTCGAGGACGGCTTCGACGACGCCGCCTTCGTCGATCACCGGGGGCGGATCGGTGAGGCGACGATCTGGAACCTGGCCTTCTGGGACGGCTCCGCGGTGGTGTGGCCCGACGCCGCCGTGTTGGACGGGGTCACGATGGGCATCGTCCGGCGGCAACTGGACCGCCTCGGCGTCCCCCAACGCGTTCGGGAGATCACGCTCGCCGACCTGCCGGACGTGGCCGGGGCCGTGGTGATGAACTCCTGGACGCCGGGGGTGGCCGTACACCGGATCGGCTCCGTGCCGCTGCCGAAGGCGCCGGCCTTCGTGGACCTGCTCCACCGGGCCTACCGGGCCGAGCGGCCCACCGCACCGTGAGGACCGGTCGGTGTCCGAGCGGCGAGCCACCGTGCGAGGGCGGGGTCGGCTCCCCGGTCCGCCGGTGCCCCAAGGCGGCCGAGACCGACGTTGTCCCCTCCCGTGGCGGACACTAAGGTCGATCGGGTGACTGCCGGGTCGGCCATGGGCCACACACGAGTGAGGCGCCCGGCCCCGGCGTGAGCGCGAGGCGGGCCAGGGCCCCGCCGCCTTCTCCGTGTCCTCTCCTCCCGGCGCCCCGCGGGGCGCCCGTCCCAGCGACCCCGAGACCCGGAGGTACCACGGATGTCACCCGAGCAGCGGAACCGGAACGAAATCGACGCGCCGACCACCACCGTCCAGTTGAACCACACCGTCGTGTACGCCAGGGACCGGCAGCTGTCGGCCGAGTTCATCGCGGCGATCCTGGGGTTGCGGGTCGGAGCCCCGTTCGGGCCGTTCCTGCCCGTCGACCTCGGCAACGGCGTGACGCTCGACTACTACGAGAAGCGTGACGAGCCGATCCAGTCGCAGCACTACGCGTTCCTCGTGCCCGAGGAGCGGTTCGACGCCATGATCGCCCGTCTGGAGGCGGTCGGGGTCACCCACTACGCCGATCCCGACCACACCGAGCCCGGTGGGATCAACCACCTCTTCGGCGGGCGCGGTGCGTACTTCGACGACCCGGACGGCCACAACATGGAGATCATGACGCGGCCCTACGTCCGGCCGTAGCGGGGGACGGGGCGTCCTCCGGCCCCCCGGTCCCCGACCGCGACCGGGGGACGCCCCGGTCGCGGTCAGCGGGTGGGGACCTCCGCCGTCAGGTCGCGCAGCACGCGGTGGGCGGTACGGATGAAGGTGGCCCGCACGGTGGGCGTGGTGCCGGTCACCGCCGCCAGGGCGGTTCGGGCGGCCGGGCAGAAGCCGACGAACGAGGTGAAGCCCCGGGTGCCGCCGGAGTGGAACAGCAGCTCGAAGGCGCCGCCGTCGTGCGCCCGGTACGTGCGCGCCTTCCACACCAGGCACATCCGGTCCCCACCGGGAGCCACCACCCTGGGCAGGGTGACCTCGCGCAGCGCGGTGCGCAGGGTGTCGCCGAACTCCGGAGGCGGGCAGAGCAGCGCCTCCAGGTAGCGCCGCAGATCGCGGGCGCTGGAACGCAGCGCGCCCGCCCCCGGCAGGCCGGGGATGCGCCAGGGCGGGCGGGGGCGTCCGCGCAGGTGGCCGGTGGCCTGGGGGAGGGTGGGGTCGCAGGTGGTGTCGACCAGCCCCATCGGCTCCAGCACCCGGGCGGCGAGCGCGTCCTCGTAGGAGGTGCCCGCCACGGTGCCCAGCAACCGGCCCAGCAGACCGACCCCGAAGTTGGAGTAGTGGACCCGGACGCCGGGCGGGCGGCGCACGCGGGTGTGGGAGAGCGCGCGCACCAGGTGCTCGTCGGTGAAGGTCTCGTAGGGGTTGGTGTACCAGCGGGGCAGGGCCTCCAGCAGCAGCCCCGGGGGCAGCGTGGGCAGTCCGGCGGTGTGGGTGGCCAGGTGGGCGAAGGTGATCCGGTCGCCGTGCCCCTCGGGTACGGCCGCCGGCGGGAGGTGGGCGGCGACGGGGTCGTCGAGGCGGACCTCCCCGCGCGCCACCGTCTCGGCCAGCAGCAGGGCGGTGAACGTCTTGGTCACCGAGCCGAGCTCGAAGCGGGTGGCGTCGCTCGCCCCCCGGCACAGCGTCCCGGACTCGCCCCCGCGCAGCGCCACGACCGCCACCGCGGGGGCGGCCGTGGCCTCGGCGA carries:
- a CDS encoding enoyl-CoA hydratase-related protein, producing MPTLDRLDDVFVLDLGDTENRFHPDWLASVNGFLDKVEEAEGARALVTAATGKFFSNGLDLEWLMANTDKAGEYAASVQDLFARVLTMPLITVAALQGHTFAAGAMLSLAHDFRVMRADRGFWCLPEADIHIPFTPGMSALIQARLAPRTAHEAMTTARRYGGTEALAAGIVDRAVEEGAVRDTAIEIARSLSAKASPTLGTIKSRMYGPAVESLRAKEIPLGFGG
- a CDS encoding MerR family transcriptional regulator; the encoded protein is MLIGELSRRTGVSTRLLRYYEEQGLLTPERGSNGYREYGEESVLTVRQIRALLDAGLTTEVIRSALPCVRGEEPGFDWCADLRGVLERELADLEERIDDLRRSRDALAAYLARP
- a CDS encoding aminotransferase class IV family protein translates to MTSFVSSFVVHRNGRPATVEELAPLAFAGHAHLTAMQVRGGRIRGLDLHLERLRSASTELFGRALPDDRVRSHLRAALASGPADLSLTAVVYSPAGEYTATGTDAEPETLVRTGPPAFGPVGPLTLAVVEHERFLPTVKHVGESAKTYFLRRAVEDGFDDAAFVDHRGRIGEATIWNLAFWDGSAVVWPDAAVLDGVTMGIVRRQLDRLGVPQRVREITLADLPDVAGAVVMNSWTPGVAVHRIGSVPLPKAPAFVDLLHRAYRAERPTAP
- a CDS encoding VOC family protein, giving the protein MSPEQRNRNEIDAPTTTVQLNHTVVYARDRQLSAEFIAAILGLRVGAPFGPFLPVDLGNGVTLDYYEKRDEPIQSQHYAFLVPEERFDAMIARLEAVGVTHYADPDHTEPGGINHLFGGRGAYFDDPDGHNMEIMTRPYVRP
- a CDS encoding serine hydrolase domain-containing protein, translating into MNAVATPQPGPDPTPDPDAAPKTETAPETAPETALALPLETVAEATAAPAVAVVALRGGESGTLCRGASDATRFELGSVTKTFTALLLAETVARGEVRLDDPVAAHLPPAAVPEGHGDRITFAHLATHTAGLPTLPPGLLLEALPRWYTNPYETFTDEHLVRALSHTRVRRPPGVRVHYSNFGVGLLGRLLGTVAGTSYEDALAARVLEPMGLVDTTCDPTLPQATGHLRGRPRPPWRIPGLPGAGALRSSARDLRRYLEALLCPPPEFGDTLRTALREVTLPRVVAPGGDRMCLVWKARTYRAHDGGAFELLFHSGGTRGFTSFVGFCPAARTALAAVTGTTPTVRATFIRTAHRVLRDLTAEVPTR